The proteins below come from a single Mycobacterium parmense genomic window:
- a CDS encoding PH domain-containing protein, which translates to MAHLAVGFFALGLLIPVLVWPLSAPLLVIPVALSAMVFRLRTVADDRGVTARDLLHSRAVAWEDIDGLRFHRGSWARAHLKDGTELRLPAVTFATLPELTAASSGRVPNPYG; encoded by the coding sequence ATGGCGCACCTGGCCGTCGGCTTCTTCGCGCTGGGGCTGCTGATCCCGGTGCTGGTGTGGCCGCTGTCCGCACCGCTGCTCGTCATCCCGGTGGCGTTGTCGGCAATGGTCTTCCGGCTGCGCACGGTCGCCGACGACCGCGGCGTGACCGCCCGGGACCTGCTGCACAGCCGCGCGGTGGCCTGGGAGGACATCGACGGGCTGCGGTTTCACCGCGGCTCCTGGGCGCGCGCCCACCTCAAGGACGGGACGGAACTGCGGTTGCCTGCCGTCACGTTCGCGACGTTGCCGGAGTTGACGGCTGCCAGTTCGGGGCGGGTCCCCAATCCCTACGGTTGA